A single region of the Biomphalaria glabrata chromosome 15, xgBioGlab47.1, whole genome shotgun sequence genome encodes:
- the LOC106055672 gene encoding rhomboid-related protein 4-like isoform X1, with amino-acid sequence MAANPRGRGAQWGTILLGSQLMHVGLQNVPPVTLALIVGQTLVFLEAFPEVFPSPLDVCMSSYLVFRKGEWIRMLKGSVYHGDDMHLYFNMLSLLYKGSILEKTYGSPYYAYMITTFTGLTSATYVGLGLLLSHLTGDESYLSSCAVGFSGVLFAMKVLVTLASPPGVHYIGNIPVPSKYIFWVELFLIQMAAPNASFVGHLAGILVGLAYAKGPLKYIMDLFLPSSIYRHNSRGGYPRFSSRRYFSSSGVSGYSTDGNRRGYRSEGIRRGLFSRLFGNNVAYNNNDSRDPQYSSEDYRRNPTFETNSIFNQEPPNLHDPARRARQPSPQSQRPPHRSDDNIRPGYSSSRYRTSSTYENPYMRTASSASSAHSHTNANPRTAYYDTHASPSAPYSYTRATPTAPYSSEDQDISSQGYRDDLYTAGLDEEEQIRIALQESLNANNWNSHP; translated from the exons ATGGCAGCAAATCCAAGAGGTAGGGGAGCACAGTGGGGCACGATCCTGCTTGGATCCCAGCTCATGCATGTTGGCTTGCAAAATGTACCCCCAGTGACCTTAGCATTGATTGTTGGTCAAACATTGGTGTTCCTGGAAGCTTTCCCTGAAGTATTTCCCTCACCGTTAGATGTCTGTATGAGCTCTTACTTAG tctTCCGTAAAGGAGAATGGATACGAATGTTAAAAGGCTCAGTCTACCATGGGGATGACATGCACCTGTATTTCAACATGCTCAGCTTACTCTACAAAGGCTCTATATTGGAGAAAACATATGGCAGTCCTTACTATGCTTACATGATAACTACATTCACTGGACTTACCAGTGCCACTTATGTTGGACTTGGGCTATTACTTAGCCATCTCACAGGGGATGAGAGCTACCTTAGCTCATGTGCAGTAGGATTTTCAG GTGTTCTATTTGCCATGAAAGTTCTGGTCACCTTGGCCAGCCCTCCAGGTGTACATTACATTGGTAACATTCCTGTGCCTTCAAAGTACATTTTCTGGGTAGAATTATTTCTTATTCAGATGGCTGCACCTAATGCCTCATTTGTGG GTCATCTGGCTGGCATACTAGTTGGTTTGGCATACGCTAAGGGACCTCTCAAATACATCATGGATCTATTTCTTCCATCAA GCATTTATAGGCATAATAGTAGAGGTGGATATCCAAGATTTTCTAGCAGAAGATACTTTTCATCCAGTGGGGTATCAGGTTACAGCACTGATGGGAATAGGAGAGGTTACAGATCAGAAGGGATTAGGAGAGGTTTGTTCAGCAGATTATTTGGTAACAATGTCGCTTACAATAATAATGATTCCAGGGATCCTCAATATTCCTCAGAGGACTACAGAAGGAATCCCACTTTCGAAACTAATTCCATTTTTAACCAAGAGCCACCAAACTTACATGACCCTGCTCGGAGGGCACGCCAGCCATCACCTCAGTCCCAGAGGCCTCCTCACAGGTCCGATGACAACATAAGACCTGGATACTCTTCTTCAAGATACAGGACTAGCAGCACTTATGAGAATCCATATATGCGGACAGCTTCCAGTGCTAGTTCAGCACATTCCCATACCAATGCCAACCCCAGAACAGCCTACTATGATACCCATGCCAGCCCCAGTGCTCCCTACTCATACACTCGTGCTACCCCTACTGCACCGTACTCTAGTGAAGATCAGGATATATCTTCTCAGGGATATAGAGATGACTTGTACACAG cTGGTTTAGATGAAGAGGAGCAGATTAGAATAGCACTGCAAGAAAGCTTGAATGCAAACAATTGGAATTCACACCCCTAA
- the LOC106055672 gene encoding rhomboid-related protein 4-like isoform X3, translated as MAANPRGRGAQWGTILLGSQLMHVGLQNVPPVTLALIVGQTLVFLEAFPEVFPSPLDVCMSSYLVFRKGEWIRMLKGSVYHGDDMHLYFNMLSLLYKGSILEKTYGSPYYAYMITTFTGLTSATYVGLGLLLSHLTGDESYLSSCAVGFSGVLFAMKVLVTLASPPGVHYIGNIPVPSKYIFWVELFLIQMAAPNASFVGHLAGILVGLAYAKGPLKYIMDLFLPSKDYRRNPTFETNSIFNQEPPNLHDPARRARQPSPQSQRPPHRSDDNIRPGYSSSRYRTSSTYENPYMRTASSASSAHSHTNANPRTAYYDTHASPSAPYSYTRATPTAPYSSEDQDISSQGYRDDLYTAGLDEEEQIRIALQESLNANNWNSHP; from the exons ATGGCAGCAAATCCAAGAGGTAGGGGAGCACAGTGGGGCACGATCCTGCTTGGATCCCAGCTCATGCATGTTGGCTTGCAAAATGTACCCCCAGTGACCTTAGCATTGATTGTTGGTCAAACATTGGTGTTCCTGGAAGCTTTCCCTGAAGTATTTCCCTCACCGTTAGATGTCTGTATGAGCTCTTACTTAG tctTCCGTAAAGGAGAATGGATACGAATGTTAAAAGGCTCAGTCTACCATGGGGATGACATGCACCTGTATTTCAACATGCTCAGCTTACTCTACAAAGGCTCTATATTGGAGAAAACATATGGCAGTCCTTACTATGCTTACATGATAACTACATTCACTGGACTTACCAGTGCCACTTATGTTGGACTTGGGCTATTACTTAGCCATCTCACAGGGGATGAGAGCTACCTTAGCTCATGTGCAGTAGGATTTTCAG GTGTTCTATTTGCCATGAAAGTTCTGGTCACCTTGGCCAGCCCTCCAGGTGTACATTACATTGGTAACATTCCTGTGCCTTCAAAGTACATTTTCTGGGTAGAATTATTTCTTATTCAGATGGCTGCACCTAATGCCTCATTTGTGG GTCATCTGGCTGGCATACTAGTTGGTTTGGCATACGCTAAGGGACCTCTCAAATACATCATGGATCTATTTCTTCCATCAA AGGACTACAGAAGGAATCCCACTTTCGAAACTAATTCCATTTTTAACCAAGAGCCACCAAACTTACATGACCCTGCTCGGAGGGCACGCCAGCCATCACCTCAGTCCCAGAGGCCTCCTCACAGGTCCGATGACAACATAAGACCTGGATACTCTTCTTCAAGATACAGGACTAGCAGCACTTATGAGAATCCATATATGCGGACAGCTTCCAGTGCTAGTTCAGCACATTCCCATACCAATGCCAACCCCAGAACAGCCTACTATGATACCCATGCCAGCCCCAGTGCTCCCTACTCATACACTCGTGCTACCCCTACTGCACCGTACTCTAGTGAAGATCAGGATATATCTTCTCAGGGATATAGAGATGACTTGTACACAG cTGGTTTAGATGAAGAGGAGCAGATTAGAATAGCACTGCAAGAAAGCTTGAATGCAAACAATTGGAATTCACACCCCTAA
- the LOC106055672 gene encoding rhomboid-related protein 4-like isoform X2 → MAANPRGRGAQWGTILLGSQLMHVGLQNVPPVTLALIVGQTLVFLEAFPEVFPSPLDVCMSSYLVFRKGEWIRMLKGSVYHGDDMHLYFNMLSLLYKGSILEKTYGSPYYAYMITTFTGLTSATYVGLGLLLSHLTGDESYLSSCAVGFSGVLFAMKVLVTLASPPGVHYIGNIPVPSKYIFWVELFLIQMAAPNASFVGHLAGILVGLAYAKGPLKYIMDLFLPSSIYRHNSRGGYPRFSSRRYFSSSGVSGYSTDGNRRGYRSEGIRRGLFSRLFGNNVAYNNNDSRDPQYSSEDYRRNPTFETNSIFNQEPPNLHDPARRARQPSPQSQRPPHRSDDNIRPGYSSSRYRTSSTYENPYMRTASSASSAHSHTNANPRTAYYDTHASPSAPYSYTRATPTAPYSSEDQDISSQGYRDDLYTGFWDLSNLGDVFLSSWFR, encoded by the exons ATGGCAGCAAATCCAAGAGGTAGGGGAGCACAGTGGGGCACGATCCTGCTTGGATCCCAGCTCATGCATGTTGGCTTGCAAAATGTACCCCCAGTGACCTTAGCATTGATTGTTGGTCAAACATTGGTGTTCCTGGAAGCTTTCCCTGAAGTATTTCCCTCACCGTTAGATGTCTGTATGAGCTCTTACTTAG tctTCCGTAAAGGAGAATGGATACGAATGTTAAAAGGCTCAGTCTACCATGGGGATGACATGCACCTGTATTTCAACATGCTCAGCTTACTCTACAAAGGCTCTATATTGGAGAAAACATATGGCAGTCCTTACTATGCTTACATGATAACTACATTCACTGGACTTACCAGTGCCACTTATGTTGGACTTGGGCTATTACTTAGCCATCTCACAGGGGATGAGAGCTACCTTAGCTCATGTGCAGTAGGATTTTCAG GTGTTCTATTTGCCATGAAAGTTCTGGTCACCTTGGCCAGCCCTCCAGGTGTACATTACATTGGTAACATTCCTGTGCCTTCAAAGTACATTTTCTGGGTAGAATTATTTCTTATTCAGATGGCTGCACCTAATGCCTCATTTGTGG GTCATCTGGCTGGCATACTAGTTGGTTTGGCATACGCTAAGGGACCTCTCAAATACATCATGGATCTATTTCTTCCATCAA GCATTTATAGGCATAATAGTAGAGGTGGATATCCAAGATTTTCTAGCAGAAGATACTTTTCATCCAGTGGGGTATCAGGTTACAGCACTGATGGGAATAGGAGAGGTTACAGATCAGAAGGGATTAGGAGAGGTTTGTTCAGCAGATTATTTGGTAACAATGTCGCTTACAATAATAATGATTCCAGGGATCCTCAATATTCCTCAGAGGACTACAGAAGGAATCCCACTTTCGAAACTAATTCCATTTTTAACCAAGAGCCACCAAACTTACATGACCCTGCTCGGAGGGCACGCCAGCCATCACCTCAGTCCCAGAGGCCTCCTCACAGGTCCGATGACAACATAAGACCTGGATACTCTTCTTCAAGATACAGGACTAGCAGCACTTATGAGAATCCATATATGCGGACAGCTTCCAGTGCTAGTTCAGCACATTCCCATACCAATGCCAACCCCAGAACAGCCTACTATGATACCCATGCCAGCCCCAGTGCTCCCTACTCATACACTCGTGCTACCCCTACTGCACCGTACTCTAGTGAAGATCAGGATATATCTTCTCAGGGATATAGAGATGACTTGTACACAG GATTTTGGGATCTATCGAATCTTGGAGATGTCTTTTTAAGCAG cTGGTTTAGATGA
- the LOC106055672 gene encoding rhomboid-related protein 4-like isoform X4 has protein sequence MAANPRGRGAQWGTILLGSQLMHVGLQNVPPVTLALIVGQTLVFLEAFPEVFPSPLDVCMSSYLVFRKGEWIRMLKGSVYHGDDMHLYFNMLSLLYKGSILEKTYGSPYYAYMITTFTGLTSATYVGLGLLLSHLTGDESYLSSCAVGFSGVLFAMKVLVTLASPPGVHYIGNIPVPSKYIFWVELFLIQMAAPNASFVGHLAGILVGLAYAKGPLKYIMDLFLPSKDYRRNPTFETNSIFNQEPPNLHDPARRARQPSPQSQRPPHRSDDNIRPGYSSSRYRTSSTYENPYMRTASSASSAHSHTNANPRTAYYDTHASPSAPYSYTRATPTAPYSSEDQDISSQGYRDDLYTGFWDLSNLGDVFLSSWFR, from the exons ATGGCAGCAAATCCAAGAGGTAGGGGAGCACAGTGGGGCACGATCCTGCTTGGATCCCAGCTCATGCATGTTGGCTTGCAAAATGTACCCCCAGTGACCTTAGCATTGATTGTTGGTCAAACATTGGTGTTCCTGGAAGCTTTCCCTGAAGTATTTCCCTCACCGTTAGATGTCTGTATGAGCTCTTACTTAG tctTCCGTAAAGGAGAATGGATACGAATGTTAAAAGGCTCAGTCTACCATGGGGATGACATGCACCTGTATTTCAACATGCTCAGCTTACTCTACAAAGGCTCTATATTGGAGAAAACATATGGCAGTCCTTACTATGCTTACATGATAACTACATTCACTGGACTTACCAGTGCCACTTATGTTGGACTTGGGCTATTACTTAGCCATCTCACAGGGGATGAGAGCTACCTTAGCTCATGTGCAGTAGGATTTTCAG GTGTTCTATTTGCCATGAAAGTTCTGGTCACCTTGGCCAGCCCTCCAGGTGTACATTACATTGGTAACATTCCTGTGCCTTCAAAGTACATTTTCTGGGTAGAATTATTTCTTATTCAGATGGCTGCACCTAATGCCTCATTTGTGG GTCATCTGGCTGGCATACTAGTTGGTTTGGCATACGCTAAGGGACCTCTCAAATACATCATGGATCTATTTCTTCCATCAA AGGACTACAGAAGGAATCCCACTTTCGAAACTAATTCCATTTTTAACCAAGAGCCACCAAACTTACATGACCCTGCTCGGAGGGCACGCCAGCCATCACCTCAGTCCCAGAGGCCTCCTCACAGGTCCGATGACAACATAAGACCTGGATACTCTTCTTCAAGATACAGGACTAGCAGCACTTATGAGAATCCATATATGCGGACAGCTTCCAGTGCTAGTTCAGCACATTCCCATACCAATGCCAACCCCAGAACAGCCTACTATGATACCCATGCCAGCCCCAGTGCTCCCTACTCATACACTCGTGCTACCCCTACTGCACCGTACTCTAGTGAAGATCAGGATATATCTTCTCAGGGATATAGAGATGACTTGTACACAG GATTTTGGGATCTATCGAATCTTGGAGATGTCTTTTTAAGCAG cTGGTTTAGATGA